In Corylus avellana chromosome ca8, CavTom2PMs-1.0, the genomic stretch TCGGGCATTACCAtagtggatgtaggcttatAAGGTCAAATTACCTCAAAtatatgtttctctctcttgcttgtGCTTCTtacaattatttcatttttgtttttgttttacagTTTATTTTAACAATAGAGCCCCTTTCATAAGATCTCTTTTGATGTTTATGAAAACTACTACAACACAAAGCTATTGTAATACTTTACATGTGTTCACGTGCCTTCATAAGACTTTTATTTGAACAAATCATGCGTTCGCATGCGTTTCTAGGGGATTTGCTTGTACAAATCATGCACATCTATGATATATTGAAGttttttcatcatatttctTCTAACCGTCCGTATCATACTTAATTCACCTTTAAATCaatcttaatttaaaaaaacaaaaaaaaaaattaatagcgaATTGAGCATACTAAGTCGACCGAATATTACGGGAGATTTTCTATTTACAACATTTGTTATGTATATCTTACCCTATTTACTCTATAAATAGGacatcttttaaaaatgtagttttatTGGACATTAATTAACAATAGGCCAATAAGACTAAACTACCTCAAAAATTTGTCTCTCTTGCTTCCGCCATTTACaattattattcatatttgttttatattttatcagcaagaaaacatgaaaaatctcaaattaaatcttaaaagaaaGCAAATGAAAAGGAAATGGGGGAAGGAAAATtagtaagaaaaaaacaaagatcaCGCGCTCCCCGGACAAACGGAGGAAGCAACAATAATGGACAATTCTgtgtcttttttaatttaaagtcAAGAGTGAAAGAAACCCCGCCCCATCTTTCCTTTCCTTGTTCCTTTCTCCGTTGAGCTCACTCAACTTGCAGCATGCCCAACCAATAAAAGCACACCACGCGTCGAAATCTCAACCACCCACTTACTTACTATCTTCCCTGAACTATTTATATGTCAGACCCAGAGCATAGGAAATATCACTGTGCACACTTACCAACCAATGGACCGCCTTCTCGTTCTCTTCGCTGTTCTCTTCAGCTTGGTCATTTTATCCTCCGCCGTCGACGAGGTCAACGGCGTTGACGATGATCTTCTGATCCGCCAGGTGGTACCGGACGGCGAGGATCCTTTGCTCCACGCGGAGCGCCATTTCTCGACCTTCAAGGCCAAGTTCGGGAAGAGCTATGGGAGTCAAGAGGAGCACGACTACAGGTTCGGCGTGTTCCAGGCCAACCTGCGCCGAGCCAAGGTTCACCAGAAGCTGGACCCCAGCGCAGTCCACGGTGTCACCAAGTTCTCCGATCTCACTCCGGCAGAATTCCGGCAACAGTTCCTCGGCCTGAAGAACGTTCGGCTACCGTCTGACGCCCAAAAGGCTCCGATACTCCCCACCAACGATCTCCCCGCCGACTTTGACTGGCGCGATCACGGCGCTGTGACGGGCGTTAAAGACCAGGTaccacatacatacatacatacatacatacatatgtatAGGTTTTTGAATATTTACGCTTTGATCGGaagtgggttttgatttttaattactACTTGGTTCCCTAATTTTGTTGGGGTGGGGGAAATTAGGGTTCTTGTGGATCGTGCTGGTCGTTTAGTGCAACGGGGGCACTGGAAGGAGCGCATTATTTGGAGACTGGGGAGCTCGTGAGCCTAAGCGAACAACAGCTTGTGGATTGTGACCATGAGGTTTGATTTGttcttcctttgttttgttGAAATAGGCTAATCGATGGTTACCATCGGAGCATCTGTTTACAACTATCTAATCCATAGTCCTAATAGAAAGTTTCTGAATTTGTGACATGAATATCTTTTGGAGTTCGACAACctagaaaaatgatagaaaagCCACAACAGCAAAGACTTTTAGGGTGCATAAGATGATCTTTACTCTCAGCGCTATAATTATTTGCAGTGTGATCCCGAAGAATATGGTGCTTGTGACGCGGGCTGTAGTGGTGGGCTGATGACCTCTGCCTTCGAGTACACCCTCAAGGCTGGTggactagagagagagaaggactATCCTTACACTGGGACTGATCGTGGCACCTGCAAATTTGACCGGAGCAAGATTGCTGCTTCTGTGTCCAACTTCAGTGTCGTTTCTATTGATGAAGATCAAATTGCCGCAAATTTGGTGAAGAATGGCCCTCTTGCAAGTAAGctgctttctttttatttccattttcgTTATTTATTGATATCATTGTCAGCAAGTTTTCCTTTTACCCCAGTCTTGCAATCTTCGCGGGAACTCAAAGCCAAGTAAATCAAGTGAAATAATGGTTCTTTTGCTTGCATTGTGCAGTTGGCATCAATGCAGTTTTCATGCAGACATACATGAAAGGAGTTTCATGCCCATATATCTGCGCGAGGCATCTGGATCATGGGGTGCTTTTGGTGGGGTTCGGGTCTGCCGGTTATGCACCGATCCGGTTTAAGGAGAAGCCTTACTGGATCATAAAGAACTCTTGGGGAGAAAACTGGGGAGAAAATGGATATTACAAGATCTGCAGGGGTCGTAATGTATGTGGCGTGGATTCCATGGTCTCAACTGTAGCTGCTATACATACCACCGCTCAGTAATAATATTATTGTGTTTGGCAAGTGGAGCCcttgtaaataatatatatggagTTCTAGACTTTTATCAGCTCTTGATGCTCCCATGAACTTTGCTTAGACACAAAGTTGGCTTGCTCTTGCTGATTCTTTGCAAGTTTATAGCataatttatgttatatatgtatgcTTATTGAAAGGAAGCTCCCCTGGCTCAATTCTTTAGTGAATGCTATGGTGGGGATGTTAGTTTTAAATGTTGACTTTGATGTGAAGCAGTGGGTTTGTTAATTTGGGTTGTAATGAAAAAGAATGagtttatgtatttttcttttaattggatTAGAAAATGTTCTTTTAagttagtctattaaattaatagatGTTCAAATgcataattaattttgaatacatgttaatttaatactttttttttcttcttcttcttaagtATGCCAATTTAACAGACCGAATTGAAATAttagtttaaagaaaaacattGTTCAAAAGCGAAAGAAACTTCGCCTATTTTCAACCATCATTTGGTTTTGGATCAATTCAAAGGCTACCACTActaaacttgaaacaattagCATAAGGTAATTATCTGAAAGGAAATATAAATATCAAATGTGAGAATTATCATGGGCAACTAGTTGTCTGCACGGCTGAATGACGAACACTCTATAAACATGACAATTTCAGAGGAATTCATAAACTTGTCAAACATATATGTCAgcaactatttttttcttttctatatattaCAACAATAGTTTGAATTCATTCATAGAGTAATTGACGAAAAAATAACAGCTCATCCTTCTTTGTGATAGAAGCAGGCAGTAGAGACTCCTTTACATGGACAATCAGACAACAATCATCATCAATTAATTGAACTGTAATATGGAGGAAACATATTAGCATGTTCACCAGTTGGATGCAGATTCCCATTAATATACATGAAGAATGCTTGACGGCCCTATCAGCGAGGCTCTTTATTGAAATGAATAAGCAATTTGTAATCGGAAGCGGGCGGGGGAATCGTGAGAAAGCTGCTTTCCCCAAAACTAGCTAAAGGCACTTCCTTCATTAGCTTTCTAAGATCTATACTTTATATGAAAGAATTGGCGGAATCTATACTTTCGGCAGATTCAATATGCAATATCGTTTCCAATCGTTTAGCTTATGACCAAACTCAAAGCAATGTATCATTCATCCTCCTCACTAACTAATGCAAATGAAAATGGAAGGAATTTATAACCGTCTCCCCCATAGAACTTATTCTGAAACTCCACCCAATGAAGCCGTAACGCGTGTAGGAATGCACTTAGGGTTTCCATCAATAGCAGCACACCAACAGTAGCACATATAAAAACGACGATGCCAATAATAAGAACAATGACATTGTTGAACCTGCAATTATGTGCAAGGCATCCAATACTCAAAATCATATAGAGCTTACGTTGTTATGGGTACCAAAAAAACAGAATGACTAAATAAACTTACCCCCAGGCTAGAAGTAGAACCTTGTCGTAAAATACACTTGACAACTCCGAATGAGCTAGACtgaacaaatatataataataaaaaaagagagaagtcaaatgataaaaactttatactgaaaattaaagaaagtacAATCTGTTTAAAGAACATGATTTAAATCATGGAAAGATGCACCCTTGAAGGGCTACATAAGTTTTCACGATGAAGAAGCGCAGCCTATAGGCCTAAACAGGCCAGGACTTTATTATCTGGTCAAATAGAATTATTCTTATTACAAAAATTACATTATAGTTATTATTATCATCATTACTAATACTATTATTTTGGGATAAGTCCAATCTTCAAAGCTTTTGCAACTTTAGAACACTGTTGAGTACTTCATTTCAACTTTATAGATCTATAACCCATAGTCCATTTAACATGCTTTCTACACAAATCATGCTAATAGCAAAAAAGGTCCAACTAGAACCAAATTAAGAAGTTTCAGATCTAGCTCCAATACCATGGAGAACAGAACAAAGACAATTATTAAATAGTTCTAGTATGCTATATTTTAAGAGTTCTTTTGATAAGGAAAAGGCAAGACCATCCATGAATGCTTTCAAGTTGTTGACTACATACCTAAGGGCCCATAAACGTAGATATGAAGCTGTATTAGACACAGCTCCAAGCACAAACTCTATGCTATGTATAAGTTGGTGGACAAAGACCTCGCTGAAATCAAATTCCTCATGGTCATGGTAATCATGATGAGATTCCATTTCAAGAGGGTCATCAATGCTGTGAAGCAGTGCATAGGATTGACCTTTGTGcctctgagaaaaaaaaatcacattaagAGATGATGGGAAGTCAAAAACAAGtggaaagaataaaataaaagcttctaggaaacaataaataaatctaaaaatacaTGGGTAAGATAAACTTTTGTGCATACTTCTTGGTGTTGTTTCTTCAAGAGAAAAGGCTTCGGAAACAGCATCCATGGTACAGCAACAAGGGCCAACAGTAGTAAAACAATCTGGTAATgaaaaaagtgacattttaaaattattatctatCTTGAATAGCTGAAAAAatcaatataacaaaaaaaaaaaagaatttaaaccTGAAGGAATTTCTGGCCAACAAAAAGCTGATTTTCACCCAGATCATCAGTAGGACTCAGGAACATGTATATCATCACATGATAAAGATCAGCTTGTGAACCAGTGCACCATTTCACAATAATGAGGAGTGAAAGGTAGCCAAACAGGCTGTTTAAAAATATCATCTGGGGAATAAATTGGTACCTACAGCAAATGAATGGTTAATTACATAGCACTTAATAAACAAAGTTATGATATTGCCCAAgatcatacaaaaaaaaatcttcacgAGCTAGAAAAATAACTAGAagggcagagagagagagagagagagagcctgtTCATGCAATTAAGGGtgcacatgcatatgttgagaTATACAAAATCTTAATAATCACTCTAGCAGTAAAATACCaagatagagaaagaaaaagttcaTTTTTAATTACTATTCTATAAAAACAGTGCTGCAcacaaatgcatgaatgcatgcAAGGATAACTTGAGCAATGTAGCATACCTAATATTTAGGTCATCTCCAAAGAATCTTGCATTGAAGTAACTCAAAATAATTCCAAGATTCATCTGGGCTACTCCCAATAGAATTgacatcttcatcttcaatgaGTTAAGATATGGTAACTCACTACGGGTACCATGCCACTTAGGGTCCACGCCAAATGGATAAGTGTCACGCACCTTTATTAAACCCACAGTAGAAGCATCGCTGCGACAAAAAAGACTAGTTTAACTAACTTAACAGGGAGAAAAATTTTACAATTATGTTTAGTGTTTCATATCTGGTTCAGTACCTGCAGGATGGGTCTCGACATCCATAGGCAGAGAGTCCAAATAGTTCAAATGGGACCGAGAAGAACTCATTATATATCAATCCTGTGTAGATTGAGAACAATGCCATCATCAAGATAACATAACGGCCACCAAAAGTCATTTCTGTGATGTCTCCAAGTTTCTGTTGTCAACACAAACAAGTAAGCTCAACTGAAACggttagaaggaaaaaaagagattaCAGTCAACTCCCAAGACATGCAGCAATTACCTGACTGGAAAATTTCTTTTCTCTGATTATGAAATATAATGTTGCCAGCAACAAGCATATACCATGACCCCAATCACCAAACATAACAGCAAAAAGGAAAGGGAATGTGATAATTGTGAATACACCGGGATTGACTTCCTGATACTTGGCAACCCTGCAATAAGATCAGACTAGTTAACTACGACAGTATATATGTTCACGAGCTTGTAACCCACCCAATGAagggtttttcttttattatgtcAACGTTGTTCACTGAAATGAACAATCTTTAGTGAATAACGTAGCATTAACTCTTGATCATTAAATTCTAATAAAAGAAAGACCAGTTAGTCACATAACTTTTTGAGAATGGTTGTTATAAGTTCTAGCTTTTCCATAAATCAAGTTTTCacatacatcatttttttttccctaaatctacagaagaaaaaaaaatactaaggaATGAAGATGAAGAGAAACTGATTAATTAAGACGTAAGGCTAAAATccttgaaaaaaattaaagaggggATTCTTGAGATTTAAGGGGGAAATTTTGGACACATGTCAAAAGCAAAAGACTAGACAAGAAAGTTTTCCATTATACTTATATGAAGggctgttaagagagcaagccgctcgtaagcgagctcgggctcggctcgcataagctcggctcgtgctagactcgaatattaaatgaagcgttttgtgaacacaaatcctggctcgaatattaaacgaaactagttcggctcgactcggctaaactcgtgagcagctcgtataaggctcgaattggtagttattcacataattcctcatattaatattaaaaattgaagatttttttttctttctaatagcatcattttattataaaaggatgcatatcctttctcttcgaaaccaagtgtctTGTTGTATTGACTCGAGCTCCATATTTCGctagccagactaagcaaatgctcatatgcaagctggcctCTTAAgctgtttaagagtacttgaagtttaaatttataataaaaaaataaattaataaattaaaaaaattaaattaaatataagagccagctcgtgaactagctcgagctcgagctcgatttttttgactcgtccttaagctcggctcgagctcgagttcgagtaaaatttaaacaagccgagcccaaacaaggaaagctcgctcaagctcggctcgtttacacccctttATATCATATATGATTTGGCAAATGACAATAAACAAGtcagggttaaatacctttatCACCCTAAACTACCACTCATTTACACAATATCCCATGAACTACCACATGTCACACTCAACCGCCTTTAACTAACATTTCTTGGCAAAAAAAACCCCTCCGTCAGGCCATATTGTTAAATCTGACAGAAAAGGCGCACATGCGTAGTGCACATGACATGCATgtgctcattttttttttctgtgaaaTCACGAAAATGCcctcaagttaaaaaaaaaaaaaaaaaagcacacacacacacacagaataGGGGTGGttgtcgaaccacccccaagtgtGTTTGGGGTGGATAAGCCACCCCATGTACCTGGGAGTGATTCGACGACttagggtaattttgtcatttcactactaaaaaaatgcatgtgccATTCACGTGATCGAGATTCCATCTAATTTAGTGAGTTGCCCTAACAGAATGGGTTTTTTTGGCTAAGAAATGGTAGTTAAAGGCAGTTGAATATGACATGTGGTAGTTCGTGGGGCAACGTGTAAATAAATGGTAATTGAGGGGCataaatgtatttaaccctaagaAAAATTATACATCAACTATTACCTCTAATTGCTGTAAGGGACATGGACAGTTGAGACCTAATCATTAGACTATTCAATACAGGTGAGAATTTAGAATTTGACATCAAATGGAGCTCATTGTCCAACTGAAACTACTAACAATATCATACAATCATTTTGTTAGGTTTTGCAATACATGGTAAACTGTTATTATTAGTCGTATTACTGATTACACCATGCAATCGGATCTTTCAACGCAGAGAAGGTAGGCAAAACAAACGTTTGCCTTTTCTTGTTTCTATTCCAATATAGTATTACCACTACTAAAAAGACAAGAACAAAGCCAATTCTAACTgtaaaaatatttgaatgtATAACATCAAATATGGTTCCACTGTCCAACTTAAACTGCTGACAATATCATGCACAATTACTTCCAATGCATGGTAATCCGTTATTGTCAGTTGTCTTAGTGATTACACCATGCCATCGGATTTTCCATGCAGAGAAAGTAGGCAAACCATACATTTaccttttcttgttttaattcCTCTATTATATTATCACtgctaaagaaacaaaaataaataaataagataaaaaccCATCCTAACTCATATACTTGGGGAAAAAACATTAAACTCCAGCAACTAGGTGCTAAATGCAACACAGTATCACTATAAATTCTAATTAGGATGCAACCCTAAATCCTAATTACCTTTAACTAAACAATGTTGTACACTAAATCCATACATGAAAGCAAAGGTCAAATTATTTCTCAACTACAATATTTCTGTTTTCACATGGATCAAAGATGAATAACACAGCTTAActtgagaaaacaaaatttcaaacgCACACAACATTAGCATTTTTTTCCCAGAAGATAGGAAGTATAGCACAAAGCCTAAATACTGCATACATCACACAATTTTTCAAACAATACTATAAGATATCAAGTCACTATTAGATACATGAAATTGACAAGTCACTATTAGATGCATGAAATTGATATTTCCAACTGCAGCACATAAGACATTAGAATTTACAATTATAGACGGCACAAGCATGAATTCTCCCAAAGTGACTCACCCATATGCATCTACAATTTCttgaaaagaagaagtaaaCTTGTTCGTGCAAAAATAGGTAGGTGGTGATTCCTTTGTATGCAAAACCTGGAAGATGGCCCCAACTTGTGAGTTGCTGTCAAAGGTTGCCTGCTGCAATGCATTTTGAATCTGCCAAACATCAAGAATAAGCTAATTAAGTAATTCCTTCAACAATATACTTCACTTGAAGCAAAATCAGCAAAAGAATTAAAAGGCAAGCACGTTGTGCAGTGTTAAAAATGGCAACTGATACAGGATGAAAGAACAAACCTGA encodes the following:
- the LOC132190081 gene encoding V-type proton ATPase subunit a2-like, which encodes MDLLRSEPMQLVQLIIPIESAHCTISYLGDLGLFQFKDLNAEKSPFQRTYAAQIKRCGEMARKLRFFREQMKKAGLPPSTRFNRSNDIDLDNLEVKLGELEAELLEINANNEKLQRSHNELLEYKLVLQKAGEFFHSAQSNAAAQHGELEVQHIAEGSIDSPLLLEQEMITDPSKQVKLGFVSGLVPREKSMAFERILFRATRGNVFLKQAVVEDSVIDPMSGEKVEKNVFVIFYSGERAKNKILKICEAFGANCYPFADDLGKQFQMITEVSGRLLELKTTIDAGLLHRNNLLQTIGYEYEQWNLQVKKEKSIYHTLNMLSFDVTKKCLVAEGWCPVFATNQIQNALQQATFDSNSQVGAIFQVLHTKESPPTYFCTNKFTSSFQEIVDAYGVAKYQEVNPGVFTIITFPFLFAVMFGDWGHGICLLLATLYFIIREKKFSSQKLGDITEMTFGGRYVILMMALFSIYTGLIYNEFFSVPFELFGLSAYGCRDPSCSDASTVGLIKVRDTYPFGVDPKWHGTRSELPYLNSLKMKMSILLGVAQMNLGIILSYFNARFFGDDLNIRYQFIPQMIFLNSLFGYLSLLIIVKWCTGSQADLYHVMIYMFLSPTDDLGENQLFVGQKFLQIVLLLLALVAVPWMLFPKPFLLKKQHQERHKGQSYALLHSIDDPLEMESHHDYHDHEEFDFSEVFVHQLIHSIEFVLGAVSNTASYLRLWALSLAHSELSSVFYDKVLLLAWGFNNVIVLIIGIVVFICATVGVLLLMETLSAFLHALRLHWVEFQNKFYGGDGYKFLPFSFALVSEEDE
- the LOC132190232 gene encoding cysteine protease RD19A-like, yielding MDRLLVLFAVLFSLVILSSAVDEVNGVDDDLLIRQVVPDGEDPLLHAERHFSTFKAKFGKSYGSQEEHDYRFGVFQANLRRAKVHQKLDPSAVHGVTKFSDLTPAEFRQQFLGLKNVRLPSDAQKAPILPTNDLPADFDWRDHGAVTGVKDQGSCGSCWSFSATGALEGAHYLETGELVSLSEQQLVDCDHECDPEEYGACDAGCSGGLMTSAFEYTLKAGGLEREKDYPYTGTDRGTCKFDRSKIAASVSNFSVVSIDEDQIAANLVKNGPLAIGINAVFMQTYMKGVSCPYICARHLDHGVLLVGFGSAGYAPIRFKEKPYWIIKNSWGENWGENGYYKICRGRNVCGVDSMVSTVAAIHTTAQ